CAACTTGATACAAGTGGTTCTTATGAGGGTTTCGCTCATAGGAATGAGTATACTACAGACGAGCCTATCTGTCAAGCGAGAGGAGGGGGCGCTTCCTCCCACGTCGAAAGCGCGTGGGTATCCGCGCCCAAAAACTCATGAAATAATGCCTGCAATGGGACTTGCAATTTATGCAAAAGGAGGGTATTTCTATGGGTGCGAAACGCACTAACTGGACAAGGCTGCCGATACGCATGTGCTAATAGCAAGCAAGGGGCTAGGGCTGATTGGGGCCAAGGTGTCTGCGGACCAGGCGCACGTAGTCTTTGAGCGCATCGTGCCCGCCGAGTGGGCGTACCCCTTACATGTGAATCTGATTCGGCATGGGCGGCGGGTCTGCCACGCGCAGCGCCCAGACTGCGCGCATTGCCCGCTGCGGCTGGAGTGCGCCTATTATGCAGGCTTGCAAACAGAAATATAAAATATAGAGGGATGCCATGATTGATCTGCGAAGCGATACTGTAACTCTGCCCACGCCCGCGATGCGCGAGGCGATGTACCGCGCGGAGGTGGGCGATGATGTCTTTGGCGACGACCCAACCGTCAAAAAGCTGGAGGAACTGGCCGCCGCGCGTATGGGGAAAGAGGCAGCTCTGTTTGTACCCAGCGGCACGATGGGCAATACGGCTGCGGTGATTACGCACTGCCAGCGCGGCGATGAGGTGATTTTGGGGGATCGCGCGCATATCTTGCTCTATGAAGGCGGAGGCGCGGCGACGTTTGGCGGATTGCCCCTGCGGGTATTGCCGAATCTGGAGAATGGTTCGCTGGACCCGGAGCAGGTCGAGCGAACGCTCCAGCCAGCCGACTGGCCCTGGCCGGGTACGGGGCTGCTGTGCCTCGAAAATACGCACAACGATTGCGGCGGGCGCGTGGTGACGATGGAGCAGATGCGCCGATTGAGCGAGATTGCGCATCAGCGCGGCACGCCGGTCCATCTCGATGGGGCGCGCATCTTCAACGCCGCGCTGGCGCTGGACGTGCAGGCCAGCGAGATTGCCGCCTATGTTGATTCGGTGATGTTCTGTCTCTCCAAGGGACTGAGCGCGCCGGTTGGCTCGCTGCTGACCGGAACAGGTGAGTTTATTGCGCGCGCCCGCCGGACGCGCAGAATGCTGGGCGGCGGGATGCGCCAGTCGGGTGTGCTGGCCGCAGCCGGAATTGTGGCGCTGGAGCAGATGGTGGACCGTATGGCCGAAGATCACGCCAACGCGCGCCGATTGGCCGATGGGCTGGCCGAGATTCGCGGGCTAAACGTTGATCCGGCGGTAGAGACGAATATGGTCTTTTTCAACCTGCGCCGCGCCGATGGCACGCCGCTTGACCAGCAGCCCTTTATGCGGGCGGCACGCGAGGCGGGCGTGCTGGTGATTGATATGGGGCCGGGCCGCATTCGCACCGTGGCGCATTATGGTATCACGGCTGAGCATATTGATACGGCGCTGGTGGCTTTCAATAAGATTTGCCGGGAACAACCGGCGCTGATTGGGCGCTAGAGCGTCTAAAGCTCTGGTTTGCCTTTGTCCTGGTCCACCAGCGAATAGCGAAAGCAATCGCTGGTGTGATCGTTGACCATCCCCGTTGCCTGCATGAAGGCGTAGCAAATGGTCGAGCCGACGAAGGCAAACCCACGTTTTTTCAAGGCTTTGCTCATGGCAGCGGATTCTGGTGTCTGCGCCGGAACGTCTGCTAATGTGCGCCAGGTGTTTGTTCGGGGCTGGCCGCCGACAAACTGCCAGATATAGCTGGCAAAACTGCCGTACTCGGCGCAAATGGCAAGGAAGGCTCTGGCGTTCTGAATGGCTGCCGCAATCTTCAGGCGATTGCGGATGATGTTCTCATTGGCGAGCAGTTGCGCGACTTTGCGCTGGTCATAGGCGGCGATGCGGGCAGCATCAAATTGATCGAAGGCCACGCGGTAGCTCGCGCGTTTTTTCAAAACGGTTTCCCAACTCAAGCCTGCCTGGACCCCTTCCAGGATAAGGAACTCGAAGAGCTTCCGGTCATCATGGAC
This region of Ktedonobacterales bacterium genomic DNA includes:
- the ltaE gene encoding low-specificity L-threonine aldolase, which encodes MIDLRSDTVTLPTPAMREAMYRAEVGDDVFGDDPTVKKLEELAAARMGKEAALFVPSGTMGNTAAVITHCQRGDEVILGDRAHILLYEGGGAATFGGLPLRVLPNLENGSLDPEQVERTLQPADWPWPGTGLLCLENTHNDCGGRVVTMEQMRRLSEIAHQRGTPVHLDGARIFNAALALDVQASEIAAYVDSVMFCLSKGLSAPVGSLLTGTGEFIARARRTRRMLGGGMRQSGVLAAAGIVALEQMVDRMAEDHANARRLADGLAEIRGLNVDPAVETNMVFFNLRRADGTPLDQQPFMRAAREAGVLVIDMGPGRIRTVAHYGITAEHIDTALVAFNKICREQPALIGR
- a CDS encoding DNA-3-methyladenine glycosylase I — protein: MESQPDQVTTHPSAALTRCAWAKSPLMMQYHDEEWGVPVHDDRKLFEFLILEGVQAGLSWETVLKKRASYRVAFDQFDAARIAAYDQRKVAQLLANENIIRNRLKIAAAIQNARAFLAICAEYGSFASYIWQFVGGQPRTNTWRTLADVPAQTPESAAMSKALKKRGFAFVGSTICYAFMQATGMVNDHTSDCFRYSLVDQDKGKPEL